A single genomic interval of Bacillota bacterium harbors:
- a CDS encoding energy-coupling factor ABC transporter permease has translation MHIMEGFLPVEHAAAWTVASAPFVAYGVVKLKQVIKEKPETKMVLGVVGAFAFVLSALKLPSVTGSCSHATGTGLGAILFGPSVVSVLGLIVLLFQALLLAHGGLTTLGANTFSMAIAGPLVAWAIYRLSKRLGLSTPVGVFLSACLGDLMTYVVTSVQLALAFPDPAGGFMVSLIKFASVFALTQIPLAVVEGLVTVLVFNVLLNYSYEELQALQALRSREVK, from the coding sequence ATGCACATCATGGAAGGTTTTTTGCCGGTGGAACACGCGGCCGCCTGGACGGTGGCTTCTGCCCCTTTTGTGGCCTATGGTGTGGTAAAACTAAAGCAGGTAATTAAAGAAAAACCCGAGACCAAGATGGTGTTGGGTGTAGTCGGCGCGTTTGCTTTTGTCCTGTCGGCGCTTAAGCTGCCATCGGTAACCGGTAGCTGCTCCCATGCCACGGGGACCGGCCTTGGGGCGATTCTGTTCGGTCCTTCAGTTGTTTCGGTGCTAGGCCTGATTGTTCTGCTTTTTCAGGCGCTGCTCCTGGCCCATGGCGGATTAACCACACTGGGAGCCAATACTTTTTCCATGGCTATCGCCGGACCATTGGTGGCGTGGGCGATTTATCGATTAAGTAAACGTTTGGGTCTGTCTACTCCCGTTGGCGTTTTCCTCTCCGCTTGTCTTGGTGATCTTATGACCTATGTGGTGACCTCTGTCCAATTAGCCTTAGCTTTTCCCGATCCGGCTGGTGGGTTTATGGTGTCCCTGATTAAATTCGCTTCTGTTTTCGCCCTGACCCAGATCCCGCTGGCTGTGGTTGAAGGGCTGGTCACTGTCCTGGTCTTTAATGTTTTACTAAACTACAGCTACGAAGAATTGCAGGCATTGCAGGCGTTGCGTTCACGGGAGGTGAAGTGA
- a CDS encoding energy-coupling factor ABC transporter substrate-binding protein encodes MLTRTQQLMIIGAIIFVCLIPFWLVNSSAQDEIFIGADEQAEGIVAKIAPDYEPWFRPFFEPPSAEIESLLFALQAALGAGVLGYYLGSKRKTSKDESKC; translated from the coding sequence ATGCTCACCCGAACTCAGCAATTAATGATTATCGGCGCGATTATATTTGTTTGCCTCATTCCCTTCTGGTTGGTCAATAGTTCTGCCCAGGACGAAATTTTTATCGGGGCTGACGAACAAGCCGAGGGTATTGTGGCTAAAATCGCCCCTGACTATGAGCCGTGGTTTCGCCCCTTCTTTGAACCGCCCAGCGCCGAAATCGAGAGCCTGCTCTTTGCGCTTCAGGCGGCTCTGGGCGCCGGGGTCCTTGGTTATTACCTGGGCAGTAAACGAAAAACCAGTAAGGATGAGAGCAAGTGTTGA
- the cbiQ gene encoding cobalt ECF transporter T component CbiQ yields MLIDRYAWESPLRAWHPAEKLHVALTGLIVSFLCPRPEINWLIFGGFALVTISKGRVRAKDYGYLLLIPALFLLVGVITVMVTYQPALPSLCCWRVGSATWGISYHSLWQAELLASRSMAMVAIMYFLSLTTPIVELTSAWRAIRLPAILGDLMYLIYRGIYLLTGVAEQIVRAQLLRLGYFGWKRSFQSVALLVAAVFTHSLQRSHELTVAMQARGPAGEMPAMPLWQPLPWPRMVGYWVITVVSVCLMGLLD; encoded by the coding sequence GTGTTGATCGACCGATACGCCTGGGAAAGCCCGTTGCGGGCTTGGCATCCGGCTGAAAAATTGCATGTCGCTCTGACCGGGTTGATCGTGAGTTTTTTATGTCCCCGACCGGAGATAAACTGGCTGATTTTTGGTGGATTTGCCCTGGTTACAATCAGCAAGGGACGAGTCCGCGCGAAAGATTATGGCTATCTGTTATTGATCCCGGCGCTATTTCTGTTGGTCGGGGTAATCACGGTGATGGTTACCTATCAGCCAGCACTTCCCAGTCTGTGTTGCTGGCGAGTGGGAAGCGCCACGTGGGGCATTTCCTACCACAGCCTGTGGCAAGCGGAATTACTAGCGTCGCGGTCGATGGCCATGGTGGCGATCATGTACTTCCTGAGCTTGACCACCCCAATCGTAGAATTGACCTCGGCCTGGCGAGCCATTCGGTTGCCGGCAATTTTGGGTGACCTGATGTACCTCATTTACCGGGGAATATATCTGCTTACCGGTGTAGCGGAGCAGATTGTCCGCGCCCAGTTGTTACGCCTTGGTTATTTTGGCTGGAAGCGCTCGTTCCAGTCGGTGGCTTTACTGGTGGCCGCTGTTTTTACGCACAGCCTGCAGCGCTCTCATGAGCTGACAGTGGCAATGCAGGCTCGTGGCCCGGCCGGCGAGATGCCAGCTATGCCTTTATGGCAGCCGCTTCCCTGGCCGAGGATGGTTGGCTACTGGGTAATAACCGTGGTGAGTGTGTGCTTAATGGGTTTGCTCGACTGA
- a CDS encoding energy-coupling factor ABC transporter ATP-binding protein, whose translation MSEKASVLSIHNLHYLYPRQTTGLYGITCTIPKGERTVVLGPNGAGKSTLLLALSGIYRPQQGYILVEGQPIDYSRQGLTRLRSQVGLVMQQPDVQLFCPVVYQDVAYGPTNLGLRADEVRERVEWALQVVGASSHIHRPIHCLSHGEKQRVAIAGVLAMRPRVILLDEPTAGLDRAGVADLLEELERLRENGTTLVMTTHDLDLAWCWADHFIVLDKGKKTWEGDYAELASRLELFEELGLGIPTVGLIYQALLQQGLLTRLKYLPRDLPELIRFLKVDCAGLDKAARTQ comes from the coding sequence ATGAGCGAGAAGGCAAGCGTTTTGAGCATCCATAATTTACATTATCTCTATCCGAGACAGACAACGGGATTGTACGGGATCACCTGCACCATCCCTAAGGGTGAGCGGACGGTCGTTCTTGGCCCTAACGGCGCGGGAAAATCCACCCTGCTTTTGGCCCTCAGCGGGATCTATCGACCCCAGCAGGGTTATATTCTGGTGGAAGGACAACCCATAGACTATTCCCGTCAGGGATTAACGCGGCTGCGCTCCCAGGTGGGGCTGGTTATGCAGCAGCCCGATGTTCAGCTATTTTGTCCGGTTGTTTACCAGGATGTGGCTTACGGCCCAACCAATCTCGGGTTGCGGGCAGATGAAGTGCGGGAGCGGGTTGAGTGGGCCTTGCAGGTGGTGGGGGCTTCCTCCCATATCCACCGGCCGATCCACTGTTTGAGCCACGGGGAAAAACAAAGAGTGGCTATTGCCGGGGTACTGGCCATGCGGCCGAGGGTAATTCTTTTGGATGAGCCGACGGCTGGCCTGGACAGGGCCGGCGTGGCTGACCTCTTGGAGGAGCTTGAACGCTTGCGGGAAAACGGGACGACCCTGGTGATGACGACCCACGACCTGGACTTGGCCTGGTGTTGGGCCGACCACTTTATTGTTCTAGATAAGGGAAAAAAAACCTGGGAGGGAGACTATGCGGAACTCGCCAGTCGACTGGAGTTATTCGAGGAGTTAGGTCTGGGTATACCGACGGTCGGACTGATTTATCAGGCTCTGTTGCAGCAGGGCTTGCTAACCAGGCTTAAATATTTACCCCGGGATCTGCCTGAATTGATCCGCTTTCTGAAAGTTGACTGTGCCGGACTGGATAAAGCCGCCAGGACGCAGTAA
- the cbiD gene encoding cobalamin biosynthesis protein CbiD codes for MHDGRLWRRGVTTGACAAAAAKGAAIYWYSGRVPGSVTITLPGGQPLSLPISQAQRDDTGAACAVVKDGGDDPDVTSGLAIWARVSPQEKGIDLDGGPGVGRVTKPGLPIPVGEAAINPVPREMIRREVAGAIPADQGVKVTIFVPEGEVVARRTLNSRLGIVGGISILGTTGIVEPMSEEAFKTSLVSGITVALAHGHETIVLTPGRQGFNWATRVGGVPVEAVVECSNFVGYLLQECVRLGVKQVILWGHIGKLIKVAGGIFHTHNRVADARLEILAAHCARRGLSVQGIQQILTSATLEGTLPVVEQAGLLGVFDELAALASQRARSYCYEQLEVGTVFLNSAGQIIGCDEQAVVIGRQKNWRINYGLSASDRVR; via the coding sequence GTGCACGATGGACGTCTCTGGCGACGCGGGGTGACGACCGGGGCCTGTGCTGCTGCCGCGGCCAAGGGAGCAGCGATTTACTGGTATAGCGGCCGGGTGCCGGGAAGCGTGACGATCACCCTTCCCGGTGGACAACCGCTGTCCCTCCCCATCAGTCAGGCGCAGCGGGATGATACCGGGGCGGCCTGTGCTGTGGTCAAGGACGGGGGTGATGACCCTGATGTCACCAGCGGACTGGCGATCTGGGCAAGAGTGTCGCCCCAGGAGAAGGGGATTGATCTAGACGGTGGTCCAGGGGTAGGACGGGTGACCAAACCCGGTCTGCCAATCCCGGTCGGGGAGGCAGCGATCAACCCGGTACCCAGGGAAATGATCCGGCGAGAAGTAGCGGGCGCCATTCCGGCCGACCAGGGAGTGAAAGTAACCATCTTTGTGCCGGAAGGTGAAGTGGTCGCTAGACGGACCCTTAATTCCCGACTGGGCATAGTCGGCGGTATTTCCATTTTAGGGACCACCGGCATCGTCGAGCCAATGTCCGAGGAAGCCTTTAAGACATCGCTGGTCAGCGGAATCACGGTTGCCCTGGCGCATGGCCATGAGACAATTGTGCTTACTCCCGGCCGCCAGGGATTTAACTGGGCGACCCGTGTCGGCGGTGTGCCAGTCGAGGCCGTGGTGGAGTGCAGTAATTTTGTCGGTTATCTGCTGCAGGAATGCGTTCGTCTGGGGGTAAAACAGGTAATCCTCTGGGGACATATCGGCAAGTTAATTAAAGTGGCGGGGGGCATTTTCCATACCCACAACCGGGTTGCTGATGCGCGGTTGGAGATTTTAGCCGCTCACTGTGCCCGGCGTGGCTTGTCCGTCCAGGGAATCCAGCAAATTTTGACGAGTGCAACACTGGAGGGGACATTACCTGTAGTGGAGCAGGCCGGGTTGCTGGGGGTCTTCGATGAACTGGCGGCTCTGGCCAGCCAACGGGCCCGCAGCTACTGTTATGAACAATTAGAGGTGGGGACTGTCTTTTTAAATTCGGCGGGACAAATTATCGGTTGTGACGAGCAGGCGGTAGTGATTGGGAGGCAGAAGAATTGGCGAATAAACTATGGATTATCGGCATCGGACCGGGTTCGTTAA
- the cbiE gene encoding precorrin-6y C5,15-methyltransferase (decarboxylating) subunit CbiE — MANKLWIIGIGPGSLKYIPPAALEKVYQADILLGGSRALKLFADHPGEKRLITGEVAGLIPYLHEQLADGRQIAVLVSGDPGFYSLLAFLRRHFASEQLEVIAGLSPFQVAFARLKEPWQGAVLESVHGRPLTGLLRYRGRKAVILTDHRHTARAVARFLKKQGYADQRVVVAQDVGGDQELILETTLFDLAEGEADFPSTILILLPAEDADEELAGQTGVFKYSLGLPDEVFKRAEVPMTKQEIRAITLAKAQLTPQSVVYDVGAGTGSISLEAARWVWQGMVYAIERQPAALDLLRENQYQLGAQNLILVAGEAPQAMTELPPADAVIIGGSGGKLREIVQVSRSKLRPSGRLVINAVTLETAVTAVEELERSGFTGVEAVSVAVTRWEKVQQSHLARALNPVWIIAGTRN, encoded by the coding sequence TTGGCGAATAAACTATGGATTATCGGCATCGGACCGGGTTCGTTAAAATACATACCACCAGCAGCCCTGGAAAAAGTTTACCAGGCAGATATCCTCCTGGGTGGTTCCCGTGCCCTGAAACTGTTTGCCGATCACCCAGGGGAAAAACGACTCATTACCGGCGAGGTGGCGGGTCTCATCCCGTATTTACACGAGCAACTGGCTGACGGACGGCAGATCGCCGTGCTGGTCTCGGGTGATCCCGGGTTTTACAGCTTGCTGGCTTTTCTGCGCCGGCATTTTGCTTCTGAACAACTGGAAGTCATCGCTGGTCTGAGTCCGTTTCAGGTAGCCTTCGCGCGTCTCAAGGAGCCCTGGCAGGGGGCGGTTCTCGAGAGCGTACACGGACGTCCCTTGACAGGTCTGCTGCGTTACCGGGGAAGAAAAGCGGTGATCCTGACCGATCACCGGCACACCGCCCGGGCAGTGGCCAGATTTTTAAAAAAGCAAGGTTATGCTGACCAGCGGGTGGTGGTCGCTCAGGACGTGGGAGGCGATCAGGAACTGATCCTGGAAACAACCCTTTTTGATTTGGCCGAAGGTGAGGCGGATTTTCCTAGCACCATTTTGATATTATTACCAGCCGAAGATGCTGACGAAGAGTTGGCCGGTCAAACCGGGGTGTTTAAATACAGCCTGGGACTGCCAGACGAGGTATTCAAGCGCGCTGAGGTTCCGATGACGAAACAAGAGATCCGGGCCATCACTCTGGCGAAGGCCCAGCTAACCCCCCAATCGGTGGTGTACGACGTGGGCGCTGGAACTGGCTCAATCAGTCTGGAGGCGGCCCGCTGGGTGTGGCAGGGGATGGTTTACGCGATCGAACGTCAGCCGGCTGCCCTTGACTTGCTGCGGGAAAACCAATACCAACTCGGGGCGCAAAACCTCATCCTGGTCGCGGGAGAAGCCCCCCAGGCCATGACCGAACTGCCACCGGCCGATGCGGTGATTATCGGTGGTAGTGGCGGTAAACTGAGGGAAATTGTCCAGGTGAGCCGAAGTAAACTGCGGCCGTCAGGGCGGTTGGTCATCAATGCAGTGACGCTGGAAACAGCTGTGACGGCGGTGGAAGAGCTTGAACGAAGCGGTTTTACGGGAGTGGAAGCCGTTTCGGTGGCGGTCACCCGCTGGGAAAAGGTCCAGCAGAGCCATCTGGCCCGCGCTTTGAACCCGGTCTGGATTATCGCGGGCACCCGGAATTAA
- the cobI gene encoding precorrin-2 C(20)-methyltransferase, whose protein sequence is MAKGIFYGIGVGPGDPELLTIKAVKVLESTQVVCVPRSKAEAGSLALQIARQYLPASAEVLEFTFPMVREKSVLESYWDTAAGSIKERLWQGLNVAFLTLGDPSLYSTYAYVVRALRRLDADALVQTIPGIPSLVAAAARLNYPLATGDEPVLVLPNWRGRTELVNYLKAFPNLVVLKVSREFAELREALQECGRSGFLVSRCGLDGEVVETDLVMLDPAKVDYLSLVIVRRDSDAGLTRRN, encoded by the coding sequence ATGGCAAAAGGCATATTTTACGGGATCGGGGTTGGCCCGGGTGATCCCGAACTACTGACGATTAAAGCCGTGAAGGTCCTGGAGAGCACGCAGGTGGTTTGTGTGCCCAGATCTAAGGCGGAAGCCGGCAGTCTGGCCCTGCAGATTGCCCGTCAGTATCTACCCGCCTCGGCGGAGGTGCTGGAGTTTACCTTCCCCATGGTCCGGGAAAAATCCGTTTTGGAGAGTTACTGGGATACAGCGGCCGGGAGCATCAAGGAACGACTATGGCAAGGGTTAAATGTAGCCTTCTTGACTCTGGGTGACCCGTCGCTTTACAGCACCTATGCTTACGTGGTGCGCGCCTTGCGTCGCCTGGATGCAGACGCATTGGTTCAGACCATACCAGGGATTCCGTCTTTAGTAGCGGCAGCGGCGCGATTGAACTACCCGCTGGCCACAGGTGACGAACCGGTGCTGGTGCTGCCAAACTGGCGGGGACGGACGGAACTGGTCAATTACCTCAAAGCATTTCCTAACCTGGTGGTGCTGAAGGTCTCGCGTGAGTTCGCCGAGCTGCGGGAGGCACTGCAGGAATGTGGGCGGTCCGGCTTCCTGGTTTCTCGCTGCGGGCTGGATGGTGAAGTGGTAGAAACCGATTTGGTAATGCTTGATCCGGCCAAGGTTGATTATCTGTCGCTGGTAATTGTCCGGCGAGATTCTGATGCCGGTCTTACGCGCCGCAATTAG